A single region of the Streptomyces sp. NBC_01262 genome encodes:
- a CDS encoding NAD(P)/FAD-dependent oxidoreductase, giving the protein MASVPSPPTHRHVLIVGGGSAGISVAARLRRAGVTGIALIEPSDTHWYQPLWTLVGGGQAPLRATRRPEASVIPDGVHWIRQAARAIDPDLRTVTLGDGRRLAYDHLVMAPGLQLDWNGVPGLAEAIGHDRVTSNYAPEYAPRTWDLIRGMRSGTAVFTHPATPLKCGGAPQKIAYLAADYWRKQKVLDRIRIILAIPDPALFKVPAWSEVLEKVASRYGIEVRLRSEMTAVDGDARELTVTDHATGTKETLAYDLLHAVPPQSAPDWVKASPLADPASPQGFIAADKHTLQHPRHPEVFALGDVANLPTSKTGAAVRKQAPVVAANLLAVMKGAEPTRRYDGYTSCPLVTARDRMLLAEFDYDLRPTPSFPLIDTFKERRDMWLFKRYGLPPLYWHGMLTGRL; this is encoded by the coding sequence TTGGCCTCCGTACCCTCACCCCCCACCCACCGCCATGTCCTCATCGTCGGCGGCGGCAGCGCCGGGATCAGCGTCGCAGCCCGGCTGCGCCGCGCCGGTGTCACCGGCATCGCTCTGATCGAACCGTCCGACACCCACTGGTATCAGCCGCTGTGGACCCTGGTCGGCGGCGGCCAGGCCCCGCTGCGCGCCACCCGCCGCCCCGAGGCGTCCGTCATCCCCGACGGAGTGCACTGGATCCGGCAGGCCGCCCGGGCAATCGACCCGGACCTGCGAACCGTCACCCTCGGCGACGGCCGCAGGCTCGCCTACGACCACCTCGTCATGGCCCCGGGCCTGCAACTCGACTGGAACGGCGTGCCCGGCCTGGCGGAGGCCATCGGCCATGACCGCGTCACCAGCAACTACGCACCCGAGTACGCGCCGCGCACCTGGGACCTGATCCGCGGCATGCGCTCGGGCACCGCCGTCTTCACCCACCCGGCCACCCCGCTCAAGTGCGGCGGCGCACCGCAGAAGATCGCCTATCTGGCCGCCGATTACTGGCGCAAGCAGAAGGTCCTGGACCGCATCCGGATCATCCTCGCGATCCCCGACCCCGCCCTTTTCAAGGTGCCGGCCTGGTCCGAGGTACTGGAGAAGGTCGCATCCCGGTACGGCATCGAGGTGCGGCTGCGCTCGGAGATGACCGCCGTCGACGGCGACGCCCGTGAGCTGACCGTCACCGATCACGCCACCGGAACCAAGGAGACTCTCGCCTACGATCTCCTGCACGCCGTGCCGCCGCAGAGCGCCCCGGACTGGGTCAAGGCAAGCCCGCTCGCCGACCCCGCGAGCCCGCAGGGCTTCATCGCGGCCGACAAGCACACCCTGCAACACCCCCGTCACCCCGAGGTCTTCGCGCTCGGCGACGTGGCGAACCTGCCCACCTCCAAGACCGGCGCGGCCGTCCGCAAGCAGGCCCCGGTGGTCGCCGCCAACCTGCTCGCCGTCATGAAGGGCGCCGAGCCCACCCGCCGCTACGACGGCTACACCTCCTGCCCGCTGGTGACCGCCCGCGACAGGATGCTGCTCGCCGAGTTCGACTACGACCTGCGGCCCACTCCGAGCTTCCCGCTGATCGACACCTTCAAGGAACGCCGCGACATGTGGCTGTTCAAGCGGTACGGCCTGCCGCCGCTGTACTGGCACGGCATGCTCACCGGCCGCCTCTGA
- a CDS encoding rhodanese-like domain-containing protein has product MFFAQHYLDCLSQASYLIADESTGKAVVVDPRRDVSEYLADAEAHGFTIEAVINTHFHADFLAGHLELAARTGAWIGYGHRAETEYPIRKLTDGERVSLGDVTLEILETPGHTPESISVLVYEHAADDVPYGVLTGDALFIGDVGRPDLLASLGVTADELGHMLYDSIQHKLMALPDPVRVFPAHGAGSACGKNLSTERQSTIGQQRATNYACAPMSEQEFVALVTAGQPSAPGYFVYDAILNRKEHGLFDAGVTQQPLSTAEFLDRRTEGALVLDARDPQEFAAGHLRGSVNVPADGRFAEQAGTVVAPDQEVVVIAPQDREEEIVTRLARIGFDRVSGYLREPEGAFPAMADEMWQASRLTAHQLRRALDGERPPLVLDVRNTAEREEGFIEGSAHIPLAELPRRLDEIPAGRPLVVHCAGGHRSSIAASLLRRNGHDDVSDLLGGYGAWLTEPAPART; this is encoded by the coding sequence GTGTTCTTCGCCCAGCACTACCTCGACTGCCTCTCCCAGGCGTCCTACCTGATCGCCGACGAGTCCACCGGCAAGGCCGTCGTCGTCGACCCCCGCCGGGACGTCTCGGAGTACCTCGCCGACGCCGAGGCCCACGGCTTCACCATCGAGGCCGTCATCAACACCCACTTCCACGCCGACTTCCTCGCCGGCCACCTCGAACTCGCCGCCCGCACCGGCGCCTGGATCGGCTACGGGCACCGCGCCGAGACGGAGTACCCGATCCGCAAGCTCACCGACGGCGAGCGCGTCAGCCTCGGCGACGTCACCCTGGAGATCCTGGAAACCCCCGGCCACACCCCGGAGTCCATCAGCGTCCTGGTCTACGAACACGCGGCCGACGACGTCCCGTACGGCGTCCTGACCGGCGACGCGCTGTTCATCGGCGACGTCGGCCGCCCCGACCTGCTGGCCTCCCTCGGTGTCACCGCCGACGAACTCGGCCACATGCTCTACGACAGCATCCAGCACAAGCTCATGGCCCTGCCCGACCCGGTCCGCGTCTTCCCCGCCCACGGTGCGGGATCCGCCTGCGGCAAGAACCTCTCCACCGAGCGCCAGTCGACCATCGGACAGCAGCGCGCCACCAACTACGCCTGCGCGCCCATGAGCGAGCAGGAGTTCGTCGCCCTCGTCACCGCCGGACAGCCGTCCGCGCCCGGCTACTTCGTCTACGACGCCATCCTCAACCGCAAGGAACACGGCCTGTTCGACGCGGGAGTCACCCAACAGCCGCTGTCCACAGCCGAGTTCCTCGACCGACGGACCGAGGGCGCGCTGGTCCTGGACGCCCGCGACCCGCAGGAATTCGCCGCCGGCCATCTGCGCGGCTCCGTGAACGTGCCCGCCGACGGTCGGTTCGCCGAGCAGGCCGGAACGGTCGTCGCCCCCGACCAGGAGGTCGTCGTCATCGCACCGCAGGACCGCGAGGAGGAGATCGTCACCCGGCTCGCCCGGATCGGCTTCGACCGAGTCAGCGGCTACCTGCGCGAGCCCGAGGGCGCCTTCCCGGCCATGGCCGACGAGATGTGGCAGGCAAGCCGCCTGACCGCCCATCAGCTCCGCCGGGCGCTCGACGGCGAGCGGCCCCCGCTCGTCCTCGACGTCCGCAACACCGCCGAACGCGAGGAGGGATTCATCGAGGGGTCCGCGCACATCCCGCTCGCCGAACTGCCCCGCCGCCTCGACGAGATTCCCGCCGGCCGGCCCCTGGTCGTGCACTGTGCGGGCGGCCACCGCTCCTCCATCGCTGCCAGCCTGCTCCGCCGCAACGGCCACGACGACGTCTCCGACCTCCTCGGCGGTTACGGCGCCTGGCTGACCGAGCCCGCCCCGGCCCGCACCTGA
- a CDS encoding rhodanese-like domain-containing protein: MTADATSPRPTPRLDPAALHEITESGASPRLLDVRTPGEFRTAHIPGSYNVPLDTLREHRAELLHHLDEDVVLICRSGGRAAQAEQALAEAGLPNLRILDGGMIAWESSGGQVNHGPARWDLERQVRLVAGGIVLLSGLAALLVPGLYLIGTTVGAGLTVAALTNTCAMGMLLSKLPYNRGPRTDLQSVISALGAHS; this comes from the coding sequence GTGACCGCCGACGCCACCAGCCCCCGCCCCACCCCGCGGCTCGACCCGGCCGCCCTGCACGAGATCACCGAGAGCGGAGCCAGTCCCCGGCTCCTTGACGTACGTACCCCCGGTGAGTTCCGGACCGCCCACATACCCGGCTCCTACAACGTCCCCCTCGACACCCTGCGGGAACACCGAGCCGAACTCCTGCACCACCTGGACGAGGACGTCGTCCTGATCTGCCGCTCCGGCGGACGCGCCGCCCAGGCCGAACAGGCCCTGGCCGAGGCCGGGTTACCCAACCTGCGCATCCTCGACGGCGGCATGATCGCCTGGGAGAGCTCCGGCGGCCAGGTCAACCACGGACCCGCCCGCTGGGACCTGGAACGCCAGGTGCGGCTGGTCGCGGGAGGCATCGTCCTGCTGTCCGGGCTGGCGGCCCTCCTCGTGCCCGGCCTCTACCTCATCGGCACCACGGTCGGCGCCGGGCTGACCGTCGCCGCGCTCACCAACACCTGCGCCATGGGCATGCTGCTGTCCAAGCTCCCCTACAACCGCGGCCCCCGCACCGACCTGCAGTCCGTCATCAGCGCGCTGGGGGCCCACTCATGA
- a CDS encoding sulfite exporter TauE/SafE family protein codes for MITVVIAASLLIGVSLGILGGGGSILTVPILVYLAGMEAKQAIATSLFVVGVTSAAGVVSHARAGRVRWRTGLLFGLAGMTGAYGGGRMAEFIPGNVLLIAFGAMMVVTAIAMIRGRKQAPKKVHHELPVAHVLLDGIVVGLVTGLVGAGGGFLVVPALALLGGLPMSVAVGTSLLVISMKSFAGLAGYLSSVHIDWGLAGIVTIAAVVGGLVGGRLAGRIPQDALRKSFGWFVVTMGVFVLGQQISPEIRSTVLTHPATWALAATTTALLLGRYLRGRSRRTPDPAASVSTRP; via the coding sequence ATGATCACCGTCGTCATCGCCGCGTCCCTGCTGATCGGCGTCAGCCTCGGCATCCTGGGCGGCGGCGGATCCATCCTCACCGTGCCCATCCTGGTCTACCTGGCCGGAATGGAGGCCAAGCAGGCCATCGCCACCTCGCTGTTCGTCGTCGGCGTCACCAGTGCGGCCGGAGTCGTCTCCCACGCCAGAGCCGGACGCGTCCGGTGGCGCACCGGGCTGCTGTTCGGCCTGGCCGGCATGACCGGAGCGTACGGCGGAGGGCGAATGGCCGAGTTCATCCCCGGCAACGTCCTGCTCATCGCCTTCGGCGCGATGATGGTCGTGACGGCGATCGCCATGATCCGCGGCCGCAAACAGGCACCCAAGAAGGTCCACCACGAACTCCCCGTCGCGCACGTCCTGCTGGACGGGATCGTGGTGGGTCTGGTCACCGGGCTGGTGGGCGCGGGCGGAGGCTTTCTCGTCGTGCCCGCCCTCGCGCTGCTCGGCGGGCTCCCGATGAGCGTCGCTGTCGGCACCTCGCTCCTGGTCATCTCCATGAAGTCCTTCGCCGGCCTGGCCGGCTACCTCTCCAGCGTCCACATCGACTGGGGGCTCGCCGGGATCGTCACCATCGCCGCCGTCGTCGGCGGACTCGTCGGCGGCCGTCTCGCGGGACGCATCCCGCAGGACGCCCTCCGCAAGTCCTTCGGCTGGTTCGTGGTCACCATGGGCGTCTTCGTCCTCGGCCAGCAGATCAGCCCCGAGATCCGCAGTACCGTGCTGACGCACCCGGCCACCTGGGCCCTCGCGGCGACCACCACGGCGCTCCTGCTCGGCCGGTACCTCCGCGGCCGCTCCCGGCGGACGCCCGACCCGGCAGCGAGTGTGTCCACCAGGCCGTAG
- a CDS encoding metal-sensitive transcriptional regulator: MNTEETATTDVLNRLHRAQGQLAGVIAMIETGRDRKDVVTQLAAVSRALDRAGFKIVASGMRQCLAEQQDGSAPLMTEAELEKLFLALA, encoded by the coding sequence GTGAATACAGAAGAGACAGCGACGACTGACGTACTCAACCGTCTCCATCGCGCACAGGGCCAGCTGGCCGGGGTCATCGCCATGATCGAGACCGGCCGGGACCGCAAGGACGTGGTCACCCAGTTGGCAGCGGTCTCCCGGGCACTCGACCGGGCCGGGTTCAAGATCGTGGCCAGCGGCATGCGGCAGTGCCTCGCCGAACAGCAGGACGGATCCGCCCCGCTGATGACCGAGGCCGAACTGGAGAAGCTGTTCCTGGCCCTGGCCTGA
- a CDS encoding Acg family FMN-binding oxidoreductase, with the protein MTRSIHSAHAAVPRGDPADETREREVSRRGLLKGTGMGVLTIAVAGTGAVSYRAYDNRLLGPTDGTAFDAWRNWRDEPGTRGMVAAAVLAASPHNTQPWIFRIGDTRIDLLADPARRMAATDPYGREMRVGLGCALENLVLAARARGYEPRVDLLPDAPEPRLVARVGLAAGQVRHSALHDAIGERHTNRGPYARKPLPNGFLAELAALADDSGPVTPVWLTTSRARREMGVLMVDAARAVTADEAQSKDGFRWFRGDADAIEHHRDGLTLDGQGLNSVTTAVAKLLPATSRASGDTFWVNQTRTVHTRTAAAYGVLLVTDPRDPAQQLAGGRLLQRIHLAVTSRGLALQHMNQITERIDRDLGLGRQPEFGPRLAALVEPAAGSGRQALVAFRLGRPTRSGRLSPRHPASEVIS; encoded by the coding sequence ATGACGCGCAGCATCCACAGCGCCCACGCCGCCGTCCCCCGGGGCGATCCAGCCGACGAGACGCGGGAACGCGAGGTCTCCAGACGCGGACTGCTCAAGGGAACGGGCATGGGCGTGCTCACGATCGCGGTGGCCGGCACAGGGGCCGTCTCCTACCGTGCGTACGACAACCGACTGCTCGGCCCGACTGACGGGACGGCCTTCGACGCCTGGCGGAACTGGCGCGACGAACCCGGCACGCGCGGCATGGTGGCCGCGGCGGTACTCGCCGCCAGCCCGCACAACACCCAGCCTTGGATCTTCCGGATCGGCGACACCAGGATCGACCTGCTGGCCGACCCGGCGCGGCGGATGGCCGCCACCGATCCGTACGGCCGCGAAATGCGGGTGGGTCTGGGCTGCGCCCTGGAGAACCTCGTTCTGGCCGCCCGGGCCCGCGGATACGAGCCCCGGGTCGACCTGCTGCCCGATGCGCCCGAACCGAGGCTGGTCGCCCGGGTCGGGCTGGCCGCCGGCCAGGTCCGGCACTCCGCACTGCACGACGCGATCGGCGAGCGCCACACCAACCGCGGCCCGTACGCCAGGAAGCCCCTGCCGAACGGCTTCCTCGCCGAACTGGCCGCCCTCGCCGACGACTCAGGGCCCGTCACACCGGTCTGGCTCACCACCAGCCGGGCCAGGCGGGAGATGGGTGTGCTGATGGTCGACGCCGCACGAGCGGTAACCGCGGACGAAGCTCAGTCCAAGGACGGCTTCCGGTGGTTTCGCGGGGACGCGGACGCGATCGAGCACCACCGGGACGGCCTGACCCTCGACGGCCAGGGCCTGAACTCCGTGACGACCGCCGTCGCCAAACTACTGCCCGCGACCTCCCGCGCGTCCGGCGACACGTTCTGGGTGAACCAGACGCGCACGGTGCACACCAGAACGGCCGCCGCCTACGGCGTACTCCTGGTGACCGACCCACGCGACCCGGCACAGCAACTCGCCGGCGGGCGGCTGCTGCAGCGGATCCACCTCGCCGTCACCTCGCGCGGGCTGGCGCTGCAGCACATGAACCAGATCACCGAGCGCATCGACCGCGACCTCGGTCTGGGCCGGCAGCCGGAGTTCGGCCCGCGCCTGGCCGCACTCGTCGAGCCTGCCGCAGGCTCCGGCCGGCAGGCGTTGGTCGCGTTCCGGCTCGGCCGTCCCACCCGCTCCGGGCGGCTGTCGCCGCGCCATCCGGCGTCCGAGGTGATCTCGTGA
- a CDS encoding DUF6544 family protein, translated as MTDADLAGLPNVVQRYLRFMGVVGRPRDWSFRARFVGRFRRRPDAGWAAAEAWQYNSAVEIARIFCLRIRFAHLVPVLGRDTYAHGHGRLLVKLMGRVTVADGSGEEFDISELITYLNDAVLLAPSMLLGPAASWAQVDDHSFDVTLTDGAHAVTARVFLDQRGAPIDFHADRYANLPSGLALARWRTPVTNWDIVPGRRPLPGPATAVYDLPDGPFPYIEGRFVPGSLAYNIAPGRRECPSR; from the coding sequence GTGACCGATGCCGACCTGGCCGGACTGCCGAACGTCGTGCAACGCTACCTGCGGTTCATGGGCGTCGTCGGCAGGCCCCGCGACTGGTCGTTCCGAGCCCGCTTCGTCGGCCGCTTCCGCCGGCGACCCGACGCCGGCTGGGCGGCCGCGGAGGCATGGCAGTACAACTCCGCCGTCGAGATCGCCCGCATTTTCTGCCTGAGAATCCGCTTCGCGCACCTGGTGCCGGTACTCGGCCGCGACACCTACGCCCACGGCCACGGACGGCTGCTCGTCAAACTTATGGGCCGCGTCACCGTCGCGGACGGCAGCGGCGAGGAGTTCGACATCAGCGAACTCATCACCTATCTCAACGACGCCGTCCTGCTCGCACCGTCAATGCTCCTGGGCCCGGCCGCATCGTGGGCGCAGGTCGATGACCACTCGTTCGACGTCACCCTCACCGATGGCGCGCATGCCGTGACCGCACGGGTGTTCCTCGATCAGCGTGGCGCGCCCATCGACTTCCACGCGGACCGCTACGCCAATCTGCCGAGCGGACTGGCGCTGGCTCGCTGGAGGACGCCGGTGACGAACTGGGACATCGTCCCGGGGCGGCGGCCGCTTCCCGGACCGGCCACCGCCGTCTACGACCTGCCCGACGGGCCGTTCCCCTACATCGAGGGCCGGTTCGTGCCCGGCAGCCTGGCCTACAACATCGCACCCGGCCGGCGAGAGTGTCCGAGCCGGTGA
- a CDS encoding sulfite exporter TauE/SafE family protein — protein sequence MTALILALIAGAIVGLSLGVLGGGGSVLAVPALIYLLGMAPTQAATASLLIVAATSVTGLLAHARAGNVRWFPGTAFAAAGVPLAIAVGAVSHRLPQTLLTVAFSLLAGAAAWRMLRGGAPEAGDGHTVRPGRAALAGAGLGGVTGLLGVGGGFLAVPALVTVLGFAMPQAVGTSLLVIAVNALAALAARLPSAGVLDWVLVGPFLGAAIIGAWEGKRIAAKVPARRLQRIFAVLLLAVAVFMLADALW from the coding sequence GTGACCGCGCTCATACTGGCGCTGATCGCCGGTGCGATCGTCGGCCTGTCCCTCGGCGTGCTGGGCGGGGGCGGCAGCGTCCTCGCCGTCCCCGCCCTGATCTATCTGCTGGGCATGGCGCCGACGCAGGCGGCCACGGCGTCCCTGCTGATCGTGGCCGCGACCTCGGTCACCGGCCTGCTGGCCCACGCCCGTGCCGGAAACGTCCGTTGGTTCCCTGGGACCGCGTTCGCCGCTGCGGGCGTGCCGCTGGCGATCGCCGTCGGAGCGGTGTCGCACCGGCTGCCGCAGACCCTGCTGACCGTGGCTTTCTCCCTGCTCGCGGGGGCAGCTGCCTGGCGGATGCTGCGAGGGGGCGCCCCCGAGGCGGGAGACGGTCACACGGTGCGGCCCGGCCGGGCGGCCCTTGCGGGAGCGGGGCTGGGCGGGGTGACCGGGCTGCTCGGTGTCGGGGGTGGCTTCCTCGCCGTCCCGGCCCTGGTCACCGTGCTCGGCTTCGCCATGCCGCAGGCGGTCGGCACCAGCCTGCTGGTTATCGCTGTGAACGCGCTGGCCGCGCTGGCGGCCCGGCTGCCCTCGGCCGGAGTATTGGACTGGGTGCTCGTCGGCCCCTTCCTCGGAGCGGCGATCATCGGGGCCTGGGAGGGCAAGCGCATCGCCGCCAAGGTACCCGCCCGGCGCCTGCAACGCATCTTCGCCGTACTGTTGCTGGCCGTCGCGGTCTTCATGCTCGCCGACGCGCTCTGGTGA
- a CDS encoding rhodanese-like domain-containing protein, with amino-acid sequence MLFFRRRTGRIAPGEARSRVQAGAAVLVDVRERVEWNAGHAPEAVHLPLSRLMAGAQLPGSAAGRPVVTVCRSGHRSRQAARLLAARGVDVVDVRGGMTAWGRAGLPVTGRRARGRSA; translated from the coding sequence ATGCTGTTCTTCCGTCGTCGGACGGGGCGAATAGCCCCGGGCGAGGCCCGCAGCCGCGTTCAGGCCGGGGCCGCAGTGCTGGTGGACGTGCGCGAGCGCGTGGAATGGAACGCGGGGCACGCGCCGGAGGCGGTCCATCTGCCGCTGTCGCGGCTGATGGCAGGCGCGCAACTACCGGGCTCCGCGGCCGGACGGCCCGTGGTGACGGTGTGCCGGTCCGGGCATCGGTCCCGGCAGGCGGCCCGACTGCTGGCGGCCCGGGGCGTGGACGTGGTGGACGTCAGGGGCGGCATGACCGCCTGGGGGCGGGCGGGCCTGCCGGTCACAGGCCGCCGGGCCCGGGGGCGGTCCGCGTGA
- a CDS encoding three-helix bundle dimerization domain-containing protein, producing MAETPYGIKQLSLLVRQSAATERDRHCLDTRSTTGPTPAAERRGREDVQGRLARDFPDTPPAALAAATAEAFDFFSSARIRHYVPVLAFKRASRRLAQHPPEPEAGDG from the coding sequence ATGGCGGAAACCCCGTACGGCATCAAGCAGTTGAGCCTCCTGGTTCGACAGAGCGCGGCCACCGAACGGGACCGGCACTGCCTTGACACCCGGTCGACCACAGGGCCGACACCCGCTGCCGAGCGACGCGGCCGCGAAGACGTGCAGGGCCGATTGGCCCGCGATTTTCCGGACACTCCGCCCGCGGCGCTGGCCGCGGCGACGGCAGAGGCATTCGATTTCTTCTCCTCAGCCCGGATCCGTCACTACGTGCCGGTACTGGCGTTCAAACGCGCCTCCCGAAGGCTGGCCCAACACCCCCCGGAGCCCGAAGCGGGAGACGGGTGA
- a CDS encoding class I SAM-dependent methyltransferase has translation MKPSPKCVIDRSRSCNACVAPDPRSCPYPYLLAGDEETGGAAPEHEESIAGAHEEQAMDAAGWDERYRGTALVWAAALNRFVEGELAGLPARRAVDLAAGEGRNAVWLAERGWDVDAVDFSAVALAKAETLAAERGVHPRTTCTDLMAWDAPEAAYDLALIAYLQLPWPQVSQVLRLAATVVRSGGTLLLVGHDASNREHGFGGPQDPRVLYTTEQVAAEWRPYARILRAETVTRPVDGPERPRTAIDSLVRAERL, from the coding sequence GTGAAACCGAGCCCGAAGTGCGTCATCGACAGGTCGCGGTCCTGCAACGCCTGCGTCGCCCCGGACCCCCGCAGCTGTCCGTACCCGTATCTCCTCGCCGGAGACGAGGAGACCGGCGGAGCGGCCCCCGAACACGAAGAATCGATCGCTGGGGCGCACGAGGAGCAGGCAATGGACGCGGCAGGCTGGGACGAGCGTTATCGCGGCACCGCGTTGGTCTGGGCGGCGGCCCTCAACCGGTTCGTCGAAGGCGAGCTGGCCGGGCTGCCCGCCAGGAGGGCGGTCGACCTGGCGGCCGGTGAGGGACGCAACGCGGTCTGGCTCGCGGAGCGGGGCTGGGACGTGGACGCCGTGGACTTCTCCGCCGTCGCCCTGGCCAAGGCCGAGACCCTGGCGGCCGAACGCGGCGTACATCCGCGGACGACGTGCACTGACCTGATGGCATGGGACGCCCCGGAAGCAGCGTACGACCTGGCGCTGATCGCGTATCTGCAGTTGCCGTGGCCGCAGGTGTCGCAGGTGCTGCGGCTGGCGGCGACCGTCGTGCGCAGCGGCGGGACCCTGCTACTGGTCGGCCATGACGCCTCGAACCGCGAGCACGGCTTCGGCGGGCCGCAGGACCCCCGCGTGCTGTACACCACGGAGCAGGTCGCCGCCGAATGGCGGCCGTACGCCCGAATCCTGCGCGCCGAGACGGTCACGCGACCGGTCGACGGCCCGGAACGCCCGCGCACTGCCATCGACTCGCTGGTGCGCGCCGAACGCCTCTGA
- a CDS encoding metal-sensitive transcriptional regulator, translating to MKVEEEAMGAVLNRLRRAQGQLAGVIAMIEAGRDCKDVVTQLAAVSRALDRAGFKIVASGMRQCLAEQQDGEAPPMTEAELEKLFLALA from the coding sequence GTGAAGGTGGAAGAGGAAGCGATGGGCGCGGTGCTCAACCGGCTGCGCCGCGCGCAGGGGCAGCTGGCCGGGGTCATCGCCATGATCGAGGCGGGCCGCGACTGCAAGGACGTGGTCACCCAGCTCGCGGCGGTCTCCCGCGCCCTGGACCGGGCCGGGTTCAAGATCGTGGCCAGCGGTATGCGGCAGTGCCTGGCCGAGCAGCAGGACGGCGAAGCTCCGCCGATGACCGAGGCGGAACTGGAGAAGCTGTTCCTGGCGCTGGCCTGA
- a CDS encoding PIG-L deacetylase family protein — protein sequence MTGPRAGGAGLPDDLHRVLAVVAHPDDESFGLGGLLALLSAHGVPTMVLCFTHGEASALHGSPGDLHTVRADELACAARELGVERVELAAYPDGGLAAVPLRRLAARVGRLITERRPSHLLVFDTTGVTGHRDHRRATEAALAAARERGVQVLGWTLPRAVAEAMNREFGASFAGREPGECHEIRSVPRARQRRAIACHASQSTDNPVLWRRLELLGDSEYLRRLS from the coding sequence ATGACCGGCCCCCGAGCCGGCGGTGCAGGACTGCCGGACGACCTGCACCGCGTGCTGGCGGTGGTCGCCCACCCCGACGACGAGTCGTTCGGCCTGGGCGGCCTCCTCGCACTGCTGTCCGCTCACGGCGTGCCCACCATGGTGCTCTGCTTCACCCACGGCGAGGCGTCAGCCCTGCACGGCAGCCCCGGCGACCTGCACACGGTGCGGGCGGACGAACTGGCCTGCGCCGCACGGGAACTGGGCGTGGAACGCGTGGAACTGGCCGCCTATCCGGATGGCGGGCTCGCCGCTGTTCCGCTGCGCCGGCTCGCCGCGCGGGTCGGCCGGCTCATCACCGAACGGCGCCCCAGCCATCTGCTGGTGTTCGACACGACCGGCGTCACCGGGCACCGTGATCACCGGCGGGCCACCGAGGCGGCCCTTGCCGCCGCCCGTGAAAGGGGAGTCCAGGTCCTCGGCTGGACCCTGCCGAGGGCGGTCGCGGAGGCCATGAACAGGGAGTTCGGAGCCTCGTTCGCGGGACGTGAGCCGGGCGAATGCCATGAGATCAGGTCGGTCCCGCGGGCCCGGCAGCGCCGCGCCATCGCCTGTCACGCAAGCCAGTCGACCGACAACCCGGTGCTGTGGCGTCGCCTCGAACTCCTCGGGGACAGCGAGTACCTGCGTCGACTGTCGTGA
- a CDS encoding DsrE/DsrF/DrsH-like family protein → MTATATIEKVSIIVSKGSLEGIYPALIMANGARAEGIEADLFFTFFGLDAITKKQYDHIKLATVGNPGLHLPTLLGGLPGVPDLITRYMERKMEKLDIPPIPEFIEMISDTGAGIYACKASVDLFELDKDDLIEQVQGIITVGEFYEHAAGGQIIYT, encoded by the coding sequence ATGACCGCCACCGCCACCATCGAAAAGGTCTCGATCATCGTCTCCAAGGGATCCCTGGAAGGGATCTACCCGGCCCTGATCATGGCCAACGGCGCCCGCGCCGAAGGCATCGAGGCTGACCTGTTCTTCACCTTCTTCGGCCTCGACGCCATCACGAAGAAGCAGTACGACCACATCAAACTCGCCACCGTTGGCAACCCCGGCCTGCACCTGCCCACCCTCCTGGGCGGCCTCCCCGGCGTCCCGGACCTGATCACCCGGTACATGGAACGCAAAATGGAGAAGCTCGACATCCCGCCCATCCCCGAGTTCATCGAGATGATCTCCGACACCGGCGCCGGCATCTACGCCTGCAAGGCTTCGGTGGACCTCTTCGAACTCGACAAGGACGACCTCATCGAGCAGGTTCAGGGCATCATCACGGTCGGCGAGTTCTACGAGCACGCGGCCGGCGGCCAGATCATCTACACATGA
- a CDS encoding TusE/DsrC/DsvC family sulfur relay protein has protein sequence MTTTTYDDTSVTVDDEGFFTDPGQWTEPMAQQIARELDIETLTDRHWQVLKFMRTEYEAKGTGPTVRVLGKTSGVSVKELYQLFPKGPAKTAAKIAGIPKPRGCI, from the coding sequence ATGACCACCACCACCTACGACGACACGTCCGTGACCGTCGACGACGAAGGCTTCTTCACCGACCCCGGTCAGTGGACCGAGCCCATGGCACAACAGATCGCCCGCGAGCTGGACATCGAGACGCTGACCGACCGGCACTGGCAGGTCCTGAAGTTCATGCGCACTGAATATGAGGCCAAGGGCACCGGCCCCACCGTGCGGGTCCTCGGCAAGACCTCCGGCGTGAGCGTCAAGGAGCTCTACCAGCTCTTCCCGAAAGGCCCGGCGAAGACCGCCGCGAAGATCGCCGGAATTCCCAAGCCGCGCGGCTGCATCTGA